ACGGAAAGTACCAAAGTGTAGACATTACCACAGACGCCACGCAGCACCAACAACGGTCATATTTGCTGATCACAAAGAGCCGTAAGTCCCTTTACCTTTCTCTTTCTAGAATCTAAACCCCCAGCCTACTACCATGAAATTCTCACTCTTCCTCTTCTCACTTCTTCTCACCGTCACTCTCCCACTCCACTCCCTGGCGGCACAGTCCAAGGCCCAAAACGGCGTCGTCACGCTGGAGCTGTGGTGCGTAGCCAAGAACAACGCCGACAACCCCGCTCTCCAGACGGCTCTGGATTGGGCCTGCGGACCCGGCGGTGCCGACTGCTCCCCCATCCAACAAGGTGGGCCTTGCTATGACTCCCAGGATCTGCAGAAAACGGCGTCGTTTGCCTTCAATGATTACTACTTGAAGCATGGGTCTGATGATAGCTGTGCCTTTGACAACACTGCCGCTCTCACTTCTCTTAATCCCAGTCAGTTTCATCAAAACCACCAATACCCATTTCTTATTTTGCTTTGGTTTTTCGGATCTTCgttgattttccttttataattttgttttgggttttctggtgggtttttttttttttctttcaggtTTTGGTAATTGCAAGTTCCCATCCAGGTAATTGTTTGAAATTAGTTTAAGATTCTTCTATTGAGGATTTGCGGCTTGCCCTCtgcttggttgctgagaaaactgaAGAAAACGAAATAAATGATTGAAAGTTCTGTGCTTTTATTTACCTGGTGGGACTCCATATTGCATAGGCTCATTAGCATTTTTGGGTCCCAAATCATTAGAGATCTGGGATTAAAAAAGGcagttccttttcttttcctcaattttctcagcaaccataCTGTTTAGATTCTGGAAAAGCTAGATCCTTTGAGATGGGAGTTGAATTAGCTAGACATCTCATTGAAATTGAATAAGTCGGTTTCATGATGGTTTGTTCCTAAGAAAATTTTGGACATCTGAACAATGATGGCAGAGTATTAGTTCTGGGATTTCATCTAAGGGACATCACCATTGTTACAGATCAACAACTTCAATTTTCCATGATACACCCATAAAAAATACGCATTTTCATACGAGTAATGAGTAATGAGTAATGACTTCTCCACAGACATTTGCATTGGACATCCCATCCATAATCAATCATCTAAAACAGAGGACAGTGGCTTCCTAGGAATTGAATTAATTGTCTACCTCACATTTACATTGTCATATGCAAATTCTTCAATTGCATAGCCTACTGGTATTTCAACCATGAGAGTTGCATCTCTTTCTATGTTCTTATTTTAACTCTATTTTTGCACCACCATAATACCATTGTAAATTGGTGATGCAGCTTTACGGGGAGCAATGGAAGCTTTGTTGGGTCAACGAACACAATGGGAATGGGACCTGCTAGTGCAGATTTGAGCGGCTGTAGTCAAATAGCTGGCAGATGGGTTCAGGCCTTAATCACAGTTCATTTGCTCATTGCAGTTATACTAATCCTTTGAGCACACAACAGAGTGAGCTACCCTCTTTTATTCTAAGAAAATGGTAAAATTCATTTGTTCAGAGTAGTATATATGTTAGGCATTTAATTTAGCTCCTCAAGAGTAGCATATTTAAATCAGGTTATCAGTGAAGAAAAAGAGAGCAACTCTCTTTAATGTAACCTCTTCTTTTATGTAAGCTCTTTAGTGAAGCAAACAGAGTTTTTTGCTGAGATGTGTATTAGGAGTTTAGGATCTGCCACGACGAAGTTATGAATGaagcaaaaacattttttgttgTTGAGAATCTGATCCATGAATTTCAATTATGTGGGTTTGGTGAAGCATTTTCAAGTATTCATATCTGTTTGATCTTCCTATAGCATTCAACAAAGTCATTCCATTCGAATTTTATAGCCCATTTGGTGCTCTGTGAAGCCCTGCATCCCTCTGTTCTTCCCCAAGAACCATACCAGGGGTTCCGTCCACTGAGCccaatatattgttttttagttGGATTAGTTCAAGGGCAGGGCATGTTTGGAAATCTAGAATAGAGAAAGGAAATGAGAAATTTGGCCCCCCCCCCTCCTTTTActagaattttgatttctcttttctAAATGAGAAATCAAACACACCCTTATATGTGTTTTTTCTGTTCTACCTAACATTAGaaggattttcttttcttgtactttgatttctttcttttacttttctattttgattATTGAGGTCACTTCAAAGGCTCAAATCCTATGTTGGGTGAAATTTCCACCCAAAGACATACTAAAATCACAACAAAGAATGGCAGATGAGAAGGTTGGAAGACACAAAGTAAAGGTCAAACTAAAGTTAGGATTATCATTTAggttttgaatgaaatttgcagtctgaacataagaaacacacaTTGGAAAAGATCCAGCCTTCCAACCTGGAAAAAATCCCCACTAGTAAAGTCCCGGGCCGCCCTGGACAAGGCAGGTGTGTTCAATCAGTTGAAATGTTCAAGCCTGTGAAAAAGTGGGCACCTCTTAGAATATTAGTCCAATTTGTTGaattaaatgattattttaccctaaatttttccaatttctaaTCCCACCTTATTCATTGGCATATACCCAGATCTTGCTAGCAAGTCAACCAATCTCTCTGCAGTGCTGTCAAGCATATATGAAGTGAACAAAGCTGAAAAAGTGGGATCCACAATGTGATACCCCTAACCTTTCTCTGCATTATTGCCTTGTTTTCACATGcctttatcatttaaaaatgagTTGGAATCCTTGATGCCGTATGTCCAAGTTGTCCCACTTGTATAATGAATCATCCATGAATTTTTTCAGCTACTTGTACCGATCTATGCCCAAagtaagaaggaaaaaaaaattctctttgttattaatgttatATAATTGTTAAAGTTTTACGCTATGATTAGTTTTATGTGAggaagaaaagtagaaggaaaatacattatattaataaattatttttatataatttttgaaacatatttcacttatttaattcatatatataagatttaaataattttatatatataaattttttgttaattttaattatatttgatttgattttatattttatataatagaatcaaatatgaaaaaaaaattatttttcttaatattattttcctttccttagtaGTTTTTGAGAATCAAAGGATATGATTGGTTCctgaaaatttaaagaaagatgagaagaaaagaaaaagaaaatgtattaatttaattatatttgatttttttttctcaatgaaaTCATAcacaagaaaatcatttttttaataattttttaatttgtttagtattttccaaaaccaaatatgaccttatacttttttataaaattattgaaggtagtatttgttttttgacttaatagaaaaaatcaaaatatttgattttttttctattgagaTAAAAGTATCTTGTTGATATTAACCAATATAAGTAAAGTAAATttgttatcaataaatttaatttaaatatattggttgatgttaatgaattatttttaactaaataaaaaaaatcaaatattttgactttttctatttagacaaaaaataaacatcactgACAAGCATGTACAAAGTTAGGTTAAAAACACACTAATTACAAAAGTAAGGTCAATGGccgaaaaatttaaaattagaaattttcttGACAAGTGATACAACACCAAACATGTCCCCATCATGCTAGCAGCCATAGTTTTACCGAGTCACCCTTCAGACCaataaatattgtatttaaataataataacaataacaatacaTAATACATGATCTATTaattgaagtttgaaaaatatacaaaacTTGTCTCACAAGCTAAACTCATACTCATCACCCCCAACCCATCTGGATTGGGATTAAGGCCATTAATCATGTATGCTTTTCATCTATGGAACATGTACTGAATCCAATCAAATAATCACTCCATGTATATGTAGTTTTTAATCAAACAAAGTgcttttaagtttaattttaccCCATGATGATCATCGCCTCTCAACATCTTCTATACCATCTTCTGGGGCACCACAGGATTGAGTTGTCCTTGATGATCCCCTACTAAGCATCCTCCTGAATGAACTCAACCGAGAAGTCGATGCACCAGACTTAGCCGAGCATTGCGCCGCACCCTCTGATGTCCCTTCCGAGCATGCCAAGGACGATGAGTTAGTTCCATCTGAAGGAGACTCGGATGCGGGGGGAACAGTCCTGATCATGACCATAGCCTCACGGGGCTCGGGCTGCAGGCGGGGCTCAGCCTCCGTGCGGCAGATGGGGCACGTTGAGTGTGTGCCCAACCATTTATCTATGCACTCTGCATGGAAAGTGTGCTTGCAGTTGGGTAGAAGCCGGGCAATCTCTCCTTCCTCTAGGACACTCAAGCATACCGCACAGTCGGTCGTCCCACCCTCCTCCTGGGTATCATTCTCGCTGAACTTGAACATCGGTAGAGAGTCGATAACGGATTGATCCAGCCCGGTCTTGGGTGGCTCATCGGAGTGCACTCGGGAGAGAGTTATGCTGAGCAAGGCCGACCGCCGCCGCGCCCGCCGCCTCAGGACACATCTAGCGTAGATGTGAAGTGTGATAACAAGCGCGATCACCACCGATAATGAAACGATTGCAGTGAGCATGATCTTGCTGTTTAGATCAGACGAGCTTTTGTGAGAAGGAGTGTAGCTACCATTATCAGCATCATCATCACTGCTCGATGGCGTACTGTATGGATTAGGAGGAAAAGGGAAACTCATGGCTTCTCTATGCCTTTGAGTTTGGCCCCTCTGGTTAACTGGGATGTCATGGAACAACTCTCTTATATtctatatacatttttttttcctcctcttgTGTGTATCTGACTTGTAGCCTTGCTGTAATGGGTgggaaattgatgaaaattgcCAAACAGCCTGCAACTTGTTTCAAACAGGTTGACTGTTGACTTCCATCTTTTTTTTCTACCTTCTTCCTCACCCATTTTTTCcatgttaattaatttttaaaataaagtttttttccCAAGTCCAGGGTTTTACAAGTAATTAAGGGTTGCAGTCCTTACTCCTTACAATTAGTGGGTCATGTTCATCCGTTAGTCTTTGTTGCATTCAAAGACCAAGTcctcttaaataatttttaaaaaatgaaaggagaaaaattgtataatgCAAAGTACAGGGAAGAAAAGGCAAATTTAGGATGATGATGTAAGGGGAAAGGAAATGAGAGTTGATTTATGATGGGAAAATTAAAGATGGAGTCCTCTTCTGGAGGgtatataataatttcattaaagaCTTAGCGTTTGGTCAATAGACTTTTTGGCAAGGGCATGTATTAAACACAAGTTGATGTTTGGGTTTTCATGGAAGATTGTTCCATGCTTGGTCTCTCTTGCCCGGTCGTCAAGTCTTCATTATTCTTGTTCACACAACACCCCAACATAACCAAATCAGGAATTAACTCCTGGGGCTTGTGTTCGTATGAATACCAAAATGGAAGGTAATTTTGGTCATGTCATTTGagttaaatttctattttaaagaaaaaatccaACAACAAAATGTTTGCGAATTTGTTGCTAACCTTAATCATTTTTGATATGTTTGGCTcatgaaaaatttgaaggaaaatacaagagaaaaagaaaaatagaaggaaaataaagcaTAGGTTAaaaatcgataaattatttttatttgcaactttaaactcattttatttattttaaattattgatataaaaattaaataatttaaaaatatataagttttaaactaattttaattatattttatttgatattttttataggataatcaagtataaaaaaaaaaatcagtttttattatattttttttttcttaatattttctagTAACCAAAcacaactttaatttttatacacGTGATAAAAGTATTTAGTCCAAGGTAGAATAAAGTTTAAGAATTGTATTTAGTTGATTCTTATCAtcaaaagtttaaatattttagaattcttcatttttcaaagacgtaaaggaaaaaaatgttcacaaaaataataaaaataatttattaaataaaaaattcagaaTGTAACCCTACGACAAATGACATAAGAATTCAttatattaatcaattaaatttttttttttttgcttttattattattattataataaagaaAGCAAATCGTGACATATCACTTATCCCTTGAGTCATAGTTTAAAAGgagaagtaaagaaaataggatgaaacatccaaatcaaaaaCGTAATCATACATTTATTCATTTACTAATTTCCAAATATTTGACCATTGAAACTTCAAGTAGGTTTTTCTTCTACATTTTATTGccattcaaaataataaaattaaatagaaacaAAAGGGAAAGAGGCCAGCAAAGCCTAGGCAGTTTCCATGGGCAAGTTTTTCAAACATGTTGATAGTAGGTGTGGCCTACAACCACAAGTCTTCCACTTGacttaaggaaaataaaattaaaaaaataaaataaaataaaaaatagtgtgGGTTTTGGAGTCAACAATGAAGACTTTTGTACTTGAATAATGGcacatattaatatattatatatattatgctTATTCTTTACCCTTTTTGCCCTTTTTGTCTAGGCCATGACACCATTAGACTCCTACAGTTTACCTAcgccaaggaaaaaaaacatttctacaAGAAGAAATTAAACGCAACCCAAATGCCtaattcttctttctttctttctttctacatATATTTTGCCAACGTGGCACTCGTTTTAGAGTAGGTGATACGTATTATCAAAAAATCAACTTACATTAGGTCAAAGAAATAACtagttgaaattttgaagatgaGGAATACAGAAATTTAATGTTTCTATGACTTCGTGTTATGATGgtagaaaaaaacaaatttttcttcCGTTTGAAGAAGGTTCCCTCAGTCAAACCAATAAAATCGCTTGCATATTAAGATGAATTGAAGCGTTTGAActgatcaatttaaaatttttttttttaacgatttcaattttctaaatattaattgAAGTAGGcctttttaattcataattttgtattttaaaaatcgATAATaagttgaaagaaatgaaaaattatacatataaacttaaaatatataatatttattggGTATATTGTTCATTTAATGCATATTTTTTCATAGTTAATGGTATCCAAACCATAACtatataactttttcttttactattgGACTATCATGAGTTgcaaaaaaatagttatttatttaaaaggattataataatataatttgaaaagagttaaataatgtgatttaaaagaatatatgaTACAACAATTTATTATAATGGTATTATTTAAGCCTTTTAGTTAGAATGTTTTATTATAAGCGTTTTGGTTTTGACTCAAATGTTAAACCAAACCTAATTAAACTAAATGAAGTAGATAAGTTATTGttattaaattgaataaagTGAATAAAATAAAGGATAAGTAATTAAGACATTAGATTTAGAGATTGTAGATTAAATAAAAGAGTAATATagtaatttcatatattattctattaaaaaaatgacaaatgtttttctattaaaaaaattaaaaataaattcaattaaatgtttctttttaaaaatatgattgcTAAAAATATGTGTTGGTTTTTACTTGTAAAGTGACAAATTCTTGGTGAATTTTCAAAGTGTATGTGGTGGCATCCAAATAGGGCAACTTTTGTTCGTTAAGAAGATTAgatcattttcaatttaagCCGGATTGTGAGTTTCATTGTCAACTTTAGGTTGTATCGAgggttaaaaattttgggatatttGGTTGAAATATCAGCAAAATATCTAATATTGGGAGGCTTTGacacaatattgattattgaaaatTGGGCAAAAAATTGGGTTATATTGGAGGATTATCGATGAAATATTGATTAAAAAGTGATAAAGCGTCAAAAAATCGACAAAGGAAAATAGGTTTTGTAAAAAATCAGCGATTTATTtctaattcattaaaaaatcatGAGTAGAAATAAATCgtcgatattttttttaaacatttgtccatgttttttttttaaaatcccctccaatgtttttttaaatatttttttttctaatttatcttttatttttattttttatttcccttttattttatattatcctttgatttttaattatttttcaaatttatctcattaatcctattttaaaaaattactatcactttacttttaatttttttatttatcattttaaatttaaatatttttgttttaaaatattaaaaatataaatttattcaaaatttgctaaaatataaaaacttaatgaagttctaatattttataaactaaaattaatttgataagataaatttttaatataatttttaataattttaattatttatataaattaatgttaataataaaaagttgtcaccataaatttgtaataacattttagaaattaaatctcaaataaaatattttatataaatccatttaattttttatttaaaatgtaataaaatatgttttaagaaaagtagtttttaatttttaaaataaatgaacataaatatattaacggaatttaagataatttttttaaaaaacttaataaatattatctttgactatacttatgtcaattacacatacaaataactttaatatatatatatatatatatatatatatattcttgcttattttatcaattttttaagtttttatgaGCATTtgtatgaattttaaataattttcacaatatttttatcaaaatattcaccaatatttctaatatatcaTGAAATCCCCAACTATTGACATATCTATGtttactaatattttcatccttagttgtatttggttcccggaaagttttaaagaaaaaaaatacaatgaaaaactattttcttatgttttggttgtactatgaaaaatattaaaaatcaactaaaattaaaattaattaaaaatttatatatttttaaattatttaattttatattgaaaagttgaaataagttaaataagtttgaagtaacatataaaaataatttattaactttaaatttatttttatttcatttcattttttctttccttctatttatcctctttatttttgagaaccataactttaattatttttgtttactcactattttaattaaactaatgGCTATTATATTACTTCATCTAGTGTGGTGTTTGGAGGTATAAGAATTGAGATATTGATCTATGTGTGTATTTGTGCGCTCATTTTAATGTTTTCTggtgttttttttctattttttatgaaatgacTAAGTATATACTTAATTAGCATTTGTTAGAAAatcaaggaaataaaatattttattcttagtttaatgaatcaaaataaacCCAAAAACCTCATCTTATGTTAGTGTGATAAAGATAATCTTATGTAgattatttatgaaaatgcaTCATTTTAGGCAACACCTTTTCGCTTTATACCAATATTGACACCTTGTATTGGTTCATAAACTTCAACCAAACTTTGATACCATATGTTAGAAAATCAAGCACATAAGATCTTTAACTTTTAGATTAATGAATCAATATGAACCCACAAAACTTGCTTTATGTCAATGTGACAAAGATAACTTTACATAGATTGTTAACAAATTTACGTCATTTTAGGTAGCACCATTTCTATTTGTATTGGTATTGACAACTTATATCTTTTCTATTGGCTTTTTTCTCCATTTATCCTAAGTTTGTGAGGTTTCCCATCATTTATGCAAACATTTATCTTAAGTTATTATGTTGCACGAATTCTCAATTTTAAGAGAGTGATACACTAGTGCTTGGATCGAGATTAGAAAAGACAATCAATTGTTGTCCTGAGCATCCTTTGATCACTTCTTCCTTTTACTTGTAACAATCGGGGAAATCACACTTGGATGTTTACTTGTTTCTCTTCGAAATGATCATTAGATTAGATTAGAGGATGATTAATCATCTTTGTGATTGTTGTAATCCCTTAGATCTATATTTTCCTCCCCTTAAAGGAATTGTTTCTAGACCATTAGAGAAAACAATTGAATGCTTGGCATAAGATGATGATTGCTCTCTTTCTTAGTTCTAGTAGAATGATGACAATGTTTCCTAGAATGATTGATCATCCTCACGAGCATCCTTTGTATTAGCTtcagttctctctctctctctctctctctctctctctcccccccccccccccccccctctttttTTTAGTGAACATTTCTCCAAATTAGATAGGGATGTTAATCATTTTATGTTTCATGATTGATCATTTCTTACTAAGCAATCAATCGTTAATGCTTTGGCTTGATCATGTAGTTTATTTCTCCAACTCATAGGCATTTTCAGCTTAGTCCTCCTTGATTAATAcccaaaactaattaattttcatacCAAAAATAATGGTTTTATCATTCCTTTTGAGTTTTAGTGGATTATCTTTAGCTTGAATATATGTTCCTCATTTTGGAACTAATATTTGTAAAGTGGAAAGTGAattaaatgaaagataaaagaCTCAATTTAGACATCTTTTTAAGGAATCAAAGATTGTAAGAGGTTTATGGAAGCAAAGGTAAGAACTAAGAGAGACTTGAAGTTAAGTATAGCCAATGGAGGATGATTGAAACCATAGAGTCCAAAGGGATTTCAAAGGATTAAATCAACTTCACAAAAGTTGAAATTTAGGGAAGTTATTGtcttaaatcaaaattttcaatttaagaaCACCTAAAATTGGTTATTTCAATTTAGTGGAGACATGCCTGATGGAGCTAATTTTTCTCCCCCTTCTTATTATTCTTTAGAGatatttatatagtttttattgaaatt
The window above is part of the Vitis riparia cultivar Riparia Gloire de Montpellier isolate 1030 chromosome 12, EGFV_Vit.rip_1.0, whole genome shotgun sequence genome. Proteins encoded here:
- the LOC117926171 gene encoding PLASMODESMATA CALLOSE-BINDING PROTEIN 5-like, producing the protein MKFSLFLFSLLLTVTLPLHSLAAQSKAQNGVVTLELWCVAKNNADNPALQTALDWACGPGGADCSPIQQGGPCYDSQDLQKTASFAFNDYYLKHGSDDSCAFDNTAALTSLNPSFGNCKFPSSFTGSNGSFVGSTNTMGMGPASADLSGCSQIAGRWVQALITVHLLIAVILIL
- the LOC117926243 gene encoding RING-H2 finger protein ATL40-like, producing MSFPFPPNPYSTPSSSDDDADNGSYTPSHKSSSDLNSKIMLTAIVSLSVVIALVITLHIYARCVLRRRARRRSALLSITLSRVHSDEPPKTGLDQSVIDSLPMFKFSENDTQEEGGTTDCAVCLSVLEEGEIARLLPNCKHTFHAECIDKWLGTHSTCPICRTEAEPRLQPEPREAMVMIRTVPPASESPSDGTNSSSLACSEGTSEGAAQCSAKSGASTSRLSSFRRMLSRGSSRTTQSCGAPEDGIEDVERR